In Kiritimatiellaceae bacterium, the genomic window CGATGTACATGTGATTGAGCTCAACATCAGGAAATTCTGTTTCGTGCAGACGCTTAACGGTGTCGCGCCACAGACGGGAAACGGTCAGCACGTTCGCTTTATCCACGGAAGTGACTTTGTTGCGGCGTTTGCGCGCCCATTCAAACGCCACGCGGGCAACGCGTTCGATTTCCGGAACGGTGTAACGCATCGTGTTGAACGCTTCGAATCCGTCATTGCCGGTCGGCTGGCCGAAATAAATGCAGCCGATCAGTTCTCGCACGGTCAGCAGATCGACGCCAGTCACGGCTTCCGGGCGGAGCGGCGACGAGTCAGCCAGTGCCGCCGGAACCGAAACCGGACGCAGATTGGCGAAAACGCCGAGTTCTTTGCGGATTTTGAGCAGGCCGGACTCCGGACGGAGCGCGCCGGTCAGATGATCCCACTTCGGGCCGCCCATAGCGCCGAGAAGAGTCGCGTCGGAGGCTTTGCAGGCGGCGATGACGTGGTCGGGCATCGGATCGTTATATTTGTCGATGGCTGCTCCGCCGGCGGCCTGTTCGTTGTATTCCAGTTTAAATCCGCATTTGGCCGATACCGCATCCAGCAGTTGAATGGTTTCCGCCATCACTTCGGTGCCGATACCGTCGCCGGCCATCACTGTAATTTTGTACGTTTTTGACATGCCAACCTGCTTTCTTCCTTTAGACTCCGGGGAAAATTAAGACGGCGTTTTTATCACTCCGCCTGAGCCTTGGAAACAGAATTTATGGGAAAAGGACTGATCCTCTTTGATATCGACGGAACTCTGCTTCACGCGCCGGGAGGCCGCGAAGCTTTTGCGCTGGCCTTCCAAGAGGCGTTCGGCTGGGAGCAGGGCGTCGAGCACATCAATTTTTACGGCGCGACCGATTTGAACGTCTTTCGCGGAATTTGCGTCGAACGCGGTGTTGAATCGACGCCGGACATGGAGCGAGCCTTCTTTGAACGGCTCGCTCCGGCGCTCGAAATGCGGCTGGCCGTCAGCCCGCCGACACTTTTCCCGAACGTTGGAAACATTTTAAAACTTCTCTCGGATGAAAACGTAGACGCGACGCCCTCGTCGCGTTTGCTGAACCGGAGAAACGCGACGAGGGCGTCGCGTCTACGTTGGGAAATGGGCCTCGTTACCGGCAACATTGAAGCGACAGCGTGGGCCAAGCTACACCATGCCGGTATCGCGCACTATTTCGACTTCGGCGGCTTTGGCTGTACGCACGCCGACCGTGCCGAGATCGCCCGGCAGGCGTTAAAAGCTTCCGGCGTTGAGCGTCCGGGGAAAGTTTTCCTGATCGGCGACACGCCGAGCGATATTAACGCCGCCAAGGTTAACGGTTTTACCGCCATCGCCGTCGCCACCGGAGGTTTTGATTTTCAGACACTGGAAAAATCCGGTGCGGATTTTGTCTTCGAAGATCTAACGGATACCGACCGCTTGCTGTCTATTCTGGCGAATGGAGGGTTGGAGTGATGGAAAAACAATATGGAGTGCGCAGGCTTGCCTGCGCTTTGTTTGACGAAGCTCGCTTTGGCGGGTTGCGGAGCAAGCTCCGCAATGGAAAGCGGCGGCGAGCCGCCGCACTCCAAAGAACAATTCTTTATTCCATCATTCCAATCATCCTGTGCTCCTGCACAGAAAAGGAGGCCCCGATGAAACAGCAGTTCCCTGTCCAGAAGAGTGACGCCGAGTGGAAAAAAGAGCTGACACCGGAGCAATACCGTGTTTTGCGTCAGGCCGGAACGGAACGGCCTTTCAGCGGAATTTACACCGACAATGACAAGCCCGGCGTTTACCGCTGTGCTGCCTGCGGTGCGGAACTGTTTACATCCGGCTCAAAATTCCATTCCGGTTGCGGCTGGCCGAGTTTCGACGCGGCGGCCAAAGCGGGAACTGTGGTTCTCCGCCCCGACAACAGCCTCGGCATGACCCGTACCGAAGTGCTTTGCGCCAACTGCGGCGGGCACCTTGGCCATCTCTTCGACGACGGCCCGACCGCCACCGGCATGCGCTACTGCATCAATTCCGAAGCGCTGAAGTTTGAAGAGAAGGATAAATAATTGGCTCATAGAGCCAACGCTACAACAAAGATTGTAGAGTCGGCTCTATGAGCCGATCTTGCTTAAGGGGTTCGTATGGAGAAGAAAATCAAAAAGACTCCGCCGAGACTTGAGAGGGTCTTTCAGCCGTATGATCCGCCTCTTTATTTCGTGACCCTCAATACTCAGCACCGCAGATCATTGCTGGCGCGGCAGGAAGTCTTCGATGCTTTTCTTGAATATGCCCGTAAAAATGCAGTGAGTGGTCGGGCGGTTGGTCGGTTCGTCATTATGCCGGATCACATCCATCTTTTTGTGCGAATCGGAACGGACTCTCGGTTGAATGATTTCGTGCGTTTGCTCAAACAGGCTTTAACCAAGGAGATCGGAAAGCTTGGTGCGACCGATAATTTTTGGCAACCCGGATTTTTTGACCGGTTGTTGCGCCATTCGGACAGTTATTCAGAAAAGTGGAATTATGTTCGCGAAAACCCTGTGCGGGCTGGCCTATGTACAACAGTGAATGACTGGCCATGGCAGGGCGAGGTTGTACGAATTGAAATGTAGAGCTGAGATTGGCTCATAGAGCCAACGCTACAATTTACGATTTTGTAGAGTCGGCTCTGCGAGCCGAATTCTCAGACGACTTCAACCAGTTCGAGTTCGAACGTCAGGTCTTTTCCGGCGAGCGGATGGTTGGCATCGACGGTGACGGCATCTTCCTTGATCTCTTTAATCGTCACCATGACCGGCCCTTGCGGACTCATCATTTGCATCGGTGCGCCGACGACCAGTTTCATTTCAGGCGGGAACATCTTTTTTGGCAGATCGCCGATGATTTCTTCGCGCACTTCTCCGTACGCTTCCGCCGTCGGAATCGTGACAATCTTTTTGTCGCCGATTTCCATGCTGCGTACAGCGATGTCAAAACCGGGAATCACTTTGCCGGCACCGATTTCAAATTCAAACGGATCGCGTCCGGCGGAAGAGTCGAACTGCGTTCCGTCGTTCAGCGTGCCGGTGTAGTGAATACGTACTGTTTTGCCGTCTGCGATCATGGTTGTCCTTCGGGTTAAATTGAGCGGAAACCCTACAGGAGAAGGGAATCGAGGCAATAAAATTATTAACCACGGATGACACGGATGGGCACGGATTTATAGGACACCCTTGCCGTGCTCTGGAGTGCAGCGGCAAGAGAAGCGCGACACCGCTCTTGCAGTCACACTGTTTCGCCGCAAAGAGCGCCGTCTCCGGTGAGGTATGTAGTCCCGCCTTCAGGCGGCTCCGACGTTTCCGGCTAAAGCCGGTACTACATGCCTTTCCAAGGAAAAGGGGCCGGACTGTTGAATTATGGCGCGACAAGATGTTCGGAATCTTCGGGATGAAATCTTCCGGGGTTTGGAAATCAGTGGATTCTAAAATTCATTGGCTGACCCCTTTTCCCTACATGAGAAGGAAATCGAGGCAATAAAATTATTAACCACGGATGACACGGATGGGCACGGATTTGAGTGCTCTGGAGTGCGGTGGCAAGCATGGCGCGACACCGCTCTGGTTATTCTGCCGTTCCGCCGTAAAAGCGCCGTCGCCCGTCCGCCTTCGTACACTTCGGCGTGACAGGTTGGTTGCCGGCGCACTCCAAAATCTTTACCGCCCGCCGTGCGCGACAAGATGTTCGGAATCTTCGGGATGAAATCTTCCGGGGTTTGGAAATCAGTGGATTCTAAAATTCATTGGCTGACCCCTTTTTCGGCTAAAGCCGGTACTACATGCCTTTCCAAGGAAAAGGGGCCGGACTGTTGAATTGCGGCGCGACAAGATGTTCAGAATCTTCGGGATGAAATCTTCCGGGGTTTGGAAATCAGTGGATTCTAAAATTCATTGGCTGACCCCTTTTTTTGCCGTTCCGCCGTAAAAGCGCCGTCGCCCGTCCGCCTTCGTACACTTCGGCGTGACAGGTTGGTTGCCGGCGCACTCCAAAATCTTTACCGCCCGCCGTGCGCGACAAGATGTTCGGAACTTCGGGATGAAATCTTCCGGGGTTTGGAAATCAGTAGATTCTAAAATTCATTGGCTGACCCCTTTTTCTTTTTCGGCGCGACAAGATGTTCAGAATCTTCGGGAGGAAATCTTCCGAGGTTTAAAACGGACTCATTAATTTATAGGGCCGACACCTTTTCTCAGTTGCGCTGATTCAATTCAAAGGTTTCTCTACGATTCTAAGGAGTTCGTTCCTTTCCGACTTCTCGTAGACCTCCTTGATGCCATCGACTTCAATGATACTCCAGCTTGGGAGCGTACCTGCGGGGCGATCTTCTCGTTCTGAGTCGGGATGCCACCACATATACCCGAGCTTTTCCTGAAGGACGTGACTTTGTTTGTCGGAGATCACGAATCGTACTTTGCATTTTGGAGTGAACGTCGCCTCGTACCTCACGATTTCAATATTCACCTGACCTCGCGACATCCCGGATGGAAGGACGAACCATTGAGGAAGGGTAGAGTCGTCCCGCAATCTAAAAATGGCACCGATGACCCCGTGTCTATCGAAGCATGAGACTGTGAGGCAAAGGAGGATTAATATTCCGAGGGCTTTTAACAATTTTCCTCTCACCAAGCAGACTAGTTTGACAAATAAAATCATGGCCGAGTAACTACCCTACAGTCGACGAATGTGCAAGACGGCATTGGAATTCTTGCAGTGGATTTTTCCCCGCGGAGAGGCAGAGGGCGCAGAGGCAGGATTGTGAGGATGGAAAATCTCTGCGGCTTTTGCGAGGGCATCTGTTCTGTGGGTGCAGGCGACAAAGAATCTTTCAAACATTGGGAAAAGAAAAGGCGGGGTCGTGGACCCCACCCTACAGATTCGCTTTTTGTGTTTTTCGTGGCGATTCTTAAAACCGCACGCGCTCCTCGATGATGCGTTCGAGTTCGTCGATGGAGACGCGGATCTGTTGCATGGTGTCGCGGTCGCGCAGGGTGACGGTCTGATCTTCCAGAGTCTGGAAGTCGATGGTGACGCCGCACGGCGTGCCGATTTCGTCCTGACGGCGGTAGCGGCGGCCGATGGCACCGGCGTGGTCGTAGAAGCAGTTCCAGCGGCGGTTGAGTTTTTCGAATACTTCACGCGCTTTGCCGACGAGTTCCTCTTTGTTTTTGAGCAGCGGGAAGACGGCGACTTTGTACGGCGCGATGCACGGCGCGAAGCGCAGGACGGTACGGGCTTCGTAGCCTTCCGGAGCCTGTTTGCCCGGCTCGGCGGTGAGGACGGGGCCTTCTTTGGGAATCCATTCTTCGCGGTAGGCTTCGCAGAGCAGGGCGAGGGCGATACGGTCAACCCCGGCGGACGGCTCGACAACGTGCGGCAGGAATTTTTCCTTGGTTTCTTCGTCGAAGTATTCGAGCGATTTGCCGCTGGCGTTCTGGTGCTGGGTGAGGTCGAAGTTGCCGCGCGCGGCGATTCCTTCGAGTTCCTGCGTGCCGAAGGGGAAGTCGTAGAGAATGTCGGTGCAGGCGCTGGCGTAGTGGGCCAGTTTATCTTTTTCGTGGACGTCGCGGTGCATACGGCCTTCCGGCAGTCCGACGGTTTCGTACCATTTGAGGCGTTCGGAAACCCAGTATTCATGCCACTCGGCATCGGTGCCGGGCTTGATGAAAAATTCGAGTTCCATCTGTTCGAACTCACGCGAGCGGAAGGTGTAGTTGCGCGGGTTGATTTCGTTGCGGAAGGCTTTGCCGATCTGCGCGATGCCGAACGGTACTTTCTGGCGCGAGACGGACAGTACGTTGGCGAACTGGGCGAAGATGCCCTGCGCGGTTTCGGGGCGGAGCCACGCGACGTTGGAGCTGTCTTCCATCGGGCCGACGAACGTTTTGAACATCAGGTTGAACGAGCGCGGCTCGGTGAGCGTGCCCGGCTTGTCGGTGTCGGGGCCGACGAGTTTGTCATAGGCGTCGAGCGCGATGGTGGAAAGCGGAACGGATTCGTAGTCGGCGGTGTTGACCTTGGCTTTCTTGGCCTTCTTCTCCGGAGCTTCTTCGTCCTCGGGGTAGGCGAACATCAGCGCGGCAGCGTCGGTTTTGTGTTTGAAAACGAGAATCTGGTCGGCGCGGTAGCGGCTCTTGGTTTCGCGGCAGTCCACCATCGGGTCTTTAAAGTTGCCGATATGGCCGGAGGCTTCCCAGACTTTCGGGTGCATGATGATGGCGCTGTCGAGGCCGACGACGTTTTCGCGGCTCTGGACGGTGGCTTTCCACCAGCTTTCCTTGATGTTGCGCTTCAGTTCGACACCGAGCGGGCCGTAGTCCCAGAAGCCGTTAATGCCTCCGTAGATTTCCGAGGTTTGGAAAATAAAGCCGCGGCGCTTGCAGAGCGAGGCCAGCGCGTCCATCGAAACTGAGTAATCGTTTGCTTTCATAAGGCCGCAGAGGATGCCCGAAACGGTTTGGAGTTGAAAGTTAAAATTTAAAAGTCGAGACTGCGCCGCGTGAAAGAAAAACGAAACTATAAGCGATTCGAACTGATCCCGTTTCTGGCCATTCTGGGATGCGCAGCGATGCTCATCTTCGAGTGCATTTTCATTTTTGAACTTTATGATCGCACGCCTTCTCAGGTCGCGGATCTGATACCGGTACCGGCGGCGACTCCGCCTGCGGTTGAGAAATCCGTGACGGTGCCGGTGCAGACTAATGTGGTGCCGGTCGAGCCGGTACGCAGTGAACCAGTCGAGCCCGCCCGCCGTGCGCCCGTCGAACCGGTCACTGCGCCTGTCGGCTGATAAAACTACTTTGTCTCGAGAAAGTCCGGTTATCCGCTTGATATACATTCACGAATGTATGTATAAGCCATCCGGAATTACCGGAGTAAGAAATGGCCAGAAAAACCAAAGAGGATGCGCAGGCGACCAGAGAAAGCGTGCTGATTGCGGCGCTGGATCTGTTCAGCGAAAAAGGATATTCCCGCACGACCTTCGCCGACATCGCCAAAAAAATCGGCATGACGCGCGGTGCGGTTTACTGGCACTTCGATAACAAACCGGCACTGCTCGCCGCGATGGTGGATTATTTCTGCGGCCTCAGGGAAGACCGGGTGCGGCAGCATTTTTCTGAAATCCATTCGCTGGAAGAATTGCGGGAAGCTTTTCTGGAACACGCCCGGGCGGTGGTGGAGGATAAGCGGCTCAAGAAGTTTGAATTCTTCATGGCCTTCCAGATGGAGTGGTCGGAGGAACTGCTGACGGAGACGCACAAGATTCTTGATCGAATCCGCAAGGATCCGTTTGAAAAGCTGATTGCGATTCTCCGTTCGTCGCCGATCTCAAACCGTTTCCGTAAAGATGTTGATCCTGAAAAACTGGCCGTTACGCTGGCGGGGCTTTGGGTCGGGCTGTGTAAGTTTTATCTGGGGTCCTGCCCGAAGATTGATTTGGTTTCCGCTGCGGCGGATGGATTTGATTGCATAATGAACGGTGTCTTGAAGAAAGAGGTGACGGCATGATTAAAAAATTCGTTTCAACTGTAGTGATCATCGGCCTGTCTGCTTTTGCGGGCTGGTATGTTCACGGACTGTACGGCGGAAAACCGAAGACTGCCGGCATGCCGCCGATGGCGATGGCCCGTCCGCCGATGCCGCCTGCGGCCGTTACTGTTCAGGTATTGAAAGAGCAGTCGCTTCAGCCGGTCGAAGAATATATCGCTAAGGTTGAGCCGGTTCAGCAGGTGACGATTCGTCCGCAGATTTCCGGAACGATTGAGGCTGTTCATTTCAAAGAAGGCGATTTTGTCAAAGCGGGCGATCGGCTTTTCACCATTCAGCCGGACTCGTACTGGGCCGCTATCGCTGTCCGCGAAGCCGAGCTAGCTCAGGCGGAAGCGGCGCTGAGCCGCGCCGAGAAATACTACGACCGGATTAAGAGCGCCGACGCCCGCAGTATTTCGAAAACCTCTCTAGACACAGCGGAAAGCGATTGCCTTCAGGCAAAAGCCGCCGTCAAACAAACCGAAGCCAACCTGAATCTGGCGCGCATTAATCTGGGCTACACAGAAATCACGGCTCCGATCAGCGGACGTATCGGCATCGCGGAGATAACCAAAGGAAATTATGTGACGCCTGCGTCCTCCGCGCTGGCCAGCATCGTACAGACTGATCCGGTGCGGGTGGTGTTTTCCGTGACCGACCGCGCTTACTTGAGTTTGCGCCAGCAAATACTGGCGGGAACCGCGTCGTCTTTGTCGGCGCACGTTCGTCTGCCGAACGGCACCGTTCTTCCAGTCGTTGGAAAAAAAGATTTCGACGACAACATGATGAGTGACCGCACCGGTACGATGGCGGTTCGCTTTGCCTTTGATAATGCCGACGGACTGCTGGTGGCTGGCGGATATGTGAAAGTTCTGCTCGAAAATCCAGACGCGCCGCAGGGAATCAAAATTCCGCAAAAGGCGGTTCTGGTCGATCAGCAGGGTTCGTATGTTCTGACAGTGGACGAAGCCGGGAAGGTTTCTGCGGCGCGTATTAAAACCGGTGCACAGCTTGGTGCGGACGTCATTGTGGAGTCCGGACTTAAAGCGGGGGATCACGTCGTGATCGACGGCGTGCAGAAAGCCGTTCCCGGAGCCACGGTGAAAGTGACGTTAGCGGAGGACGGAAAATGATATCCCGCGTATTTATTAACCGTCCGCGGCTGGCGGGCGTGATTTCCATCGTGCTGATGCTGGCCGGCATCATTTCGATTTTTTCACTGCCGGTCGCGCAGTATCCGCTGGTAACGCCGCCGCAGATCACCGTGTCGGCGAGTTATCCCGGCGCCAGCGCGGAAGTGCTGGCCGACACCGTGGCCGGTCCGCTTGAGGATGCGGTCAACGGCGTGGACGACATGATTTATATGTCATCCACGTCCGACAGTTCCGGCAACTACGCTCTGACCGTTTCTTTTGCCGTCGGCACCGACATCGATATTTCGCTGGTTAAAGTACAGAACCGGGTTGCGCAGGCCACACCGCTGCTGCCTGCCGAAGTTGTTCAGAAGGGCGTGTCGGTACAGAACCAGTCGTCGGACATTCTCGGATTCCTGATGGTGCGTTCGCCCGACCGTTCACGCGACAGTCTTTTTCTGAGCGACTACGCCTATAAAGTCATCAAGCCGGCGCTGGAGCGGATTTCCGGCGTCAGCAGCGCCAGCGTGCGCGGCTCGAAATACAGCATGCGCGTCTGGCTGGATTCCGACCGGCTGGCCGCGCTGGGTCTGAGTTCTTCGGATGTGATTGCCGCGATTCGCAGTCAGAACGTTCAGGCGTCGATCGGTGCCATCGGCAGTGTTCCCGGCGACGGCTCGGAGCAAATGACCTATACACTGAAAACCACCGGACGGTTGAATACCGTAGAGGATTTCAAAAAAATTATTGTCCGCACCGGCGCCGACGGCGCAGTTGTTTTTCTGGGCGACGTTGCCCGGATAGAAAAGGGTGCGGACAATTATCTGTTCTCCGCACGCTACAACGGCGAGCCGTCGGTGGCGATGATGGTGAGCCGCACCTCGGACGCCAACGCGCTGACGACGATGAACAACCTGCGCAAGGAACTGGCCTCTCTTCAAAAACAATTTCCGTCCGGCGTCGAATGCCAGTTCCCGTACGACGCCACCCAGTTTGTGCGCGTCTGTATTGAAGAAATCGCTTTAACGCTGCTGCTGACTTTCCTGCTCGTGGTTGGCGTCTGCTACATTTTCCTTCAAGACTGGCGGGCAACGCTGATTCCGGCGCTGACGATTCCGGTTTCGCTGTGCGCCACTTTCGCGGTGCTGACGGCCTTCGGCTACAGCATTAACACGCTGACGCTGTTCGGTCTGGTGCTGGCCATCGGCGTCGTCGTGGATGATGCCATCGTGGTGGTGGAGCGCGTTCTTCACCTGATGGAGCACGAGCATCTGGATCAGAGAACCGCAACCATTAAAGCGATGGAACAGGTGAGCGGCCCGATTATTGCAACCACGCTGGTCCTGCTGGCGATCTTTGTGCCGATCGGGTTCATGGGCGGAATCGTCGGGAAAATTTATCAGCAGTTCGCCGTTTCGATTTCGGCGGCCGTTTTGTTTTCGGCCATCAACGCACTGACGCTCAGTCCGGCGTTATGTGCCAGCATGCTTCAGGTTATCAAGCCAAAGCGGCACGGCCCGCTGCGCTGGTTTAACGCCGGGCTTGGGCAGGTGCGAAGCGGCTATGTATCGGCGTCCAGTCTTCTGTCGCGGCATTTGATTCTGACCGTTGTGGTTCTGGCGGCCGTTATCGGCGGTGCGTATATGATCGGAAAATTCAGTCCGACTTCGTTCCTGCCGGACGAAGATCAGGGCATCATCTTTGGTGCTGTCCAGCTTCCGGAAGGCGCGACGCTTGCCCGTACCGACGCGCTGCTTACGCAGGCGGTCACGCCGCTGCGCAACGAGCCCGGCGTTGCTTTTGTCATTCAGATCACCGGGTTCAGCCTGATGGGCGGCGCCGGCGAAAACGTGGCCTTCTTCGTTTGCGGTCTGAAGGACTGGAGCGAACGCAAGACGCCGGAGTTACAGTCTTCCGCGATTTTAAAGAGACTGCAGGGCCGACTGGCGCAGGTTTCCGGTGCGCAGATTAATCTCTTTACCCCGCCAGCCATTCGCGGGCTTGGCGCCAGCAGCGGGATGGATATCCGCCTGCAGGCGGTCAGCGACAATGATCCGCAAAAACTCGACGCGGTGCTGAAAGGTTTTCTCATGAAGCTCAACACAACGCCGGGAATCATGTACGCGTTCAGCACCTACA contains:
- the leuB gene encoding 3-isopropylmalate dehydrogenase; the protein is MSKTYKITVMAGDGIGTEVMAETIQLLDAVSAKCGFKLEYNEQAAGGAAIDKYNDPMPDHVIAACKASDATLLGAMGGPKWDHLTGALRPESGLLKIRKELGVFANLRPVSVPAALADSSPLRPEAVTGVDLLTVRELIGCIYFGQPTGNDGFEAFNTMRYTVPEIERVARVAFEWARKRRNKVTSVDKANVLTVSRLWRDTVKRLHETEFPDVELNHMYIDNATMQVVLNPRQFDVILTGNIFGDILSDTTATLGGSLGLLPSASLGEKYGLFEPIHGSAPDIAGQGKANPVAMMLSSAMMLDFLGEPKAAAAIRKGYESALAQNYRTADLWREGYKKASTSEMGRVIREEALKQL
- a CDS encoding HAD family hydrolase, producing the protein MGKGLILFDIDGTLLHAPGGREAFALAFQEAFGWEQGVEHINFYGATDLNVFRGICVERGVESTPDMERAFFERLAPALEMRLAVSPPTLFPNVGNILKLLSDENVDATPSSRLLNRRNATRASRLRWEMGLVTGNIEATAWAKLHHAGIAHYFDFGGFGCTHADRAEIARQALKASGVERPGKVFLIGDTPSDINAAKVNGFTAIAVATGGFDFQTLEKSGADFVFEDLTDTDRLLSILANGGLE
- a CDS encoding TetR family transcriptional regulator; protein product: MARKTKEDAQATRESVLIAALDLFSEKGYSRTTFADIAKKIGMTRGAVYWHFDNKPALLAAMVDYFCGLREDRVRQHFSEIHSLEELREAFLEHARAVVEDKRLKKFEFFMAFQMEWSEELLTETHKILDRIRKDPFEKLIAILRSSPISNRFRKDVDPEKLAVTLAGLWVGLCKFYLGSCPKIDLVSAAADGFDCIMNGVLKKEVTA
- a CDS encoding glycine--tRNA ligase, whose product is MKANDYSVSMDALASLCKRRGFIFQTSEIYGGINGFWDYGPLGVELKRNIKESWWKATVQSRENVVGLDSAIIMHPKVWEASGHIGNFKDPMVDCRETKSRYRADQILVFKHKTDAAALMFAYPEDEEAPEKKAKKAKVNTADYESVPLSTIALDAYDKLVGPDTDKPGTLTEPRSFNLMFKTFVGPMEDSSNVAWLRPETAQGIFAQFANVLSVSRQKVPFGIAQIGKAFRNEINPRNYTFRSREFEQMELEFFIKPGTDAEWHEYWVSERLKWYETVGLPEGRMHRDVHEKDKLAHYASACTDILYDFPFGTQELEGIAARGNFDLTQHQNASGKSLEYFDEETKEKFLPHVVEPSAGVDRIALALLCEAYREEWIPKEGPVLTAEPGKQAPEGYEARTVLRFAPCIAPYKVAVFPLLKNKEELVGKAREVFEKLNRRWNCFYDHAGAIGRRYRRQDEIGTPCGVTIDFQTLEDQTVTLRDRDTMQQIRVSIDELERIIEERVRF
- the msrB gene encoding peptide-methionine (R)-S-oxide reductase MsrB; amino-acid sequence: MKQQFPVQKSDAEWKKELTPEQYRVLRQAGTERPFSGIYTDNDKPGVYRCAACGAELFTSGSKFHSGCGWPSFDAAAKAGTVVLRPDNSLGMTRTEVLCANCGGHLGHLFDDGPTATGMRYCINSEALKFEEKDK
- a CDS encoding efflux RND transporter periplasmic adaptor subunit, coding for MIKKFVSTVVIIGLSAFAGWYVHGLYGGKPKTAGMPPMAMARPPMPPAAVTVQVLKEQSLQPVEEYIAKVEPVQQVTIRPQISGTIEAVHFKEGDFVKAGDRLFTIQPDSYWAAIAVREAELAQAEAALSRAEKYYDRIKSADARSISKTSLDTAESDCLQAKAAVKQTEANLNLARINLGYTEITAPISGRIGIAEITKGNYVTPASSALASIVQTDPVRVVFSVTDRAYLSLRQQILAGTASSLSAHVRLPNGTVLPVVGKKDFDDNMMSDRTGTMAVRFAFDNADGLLVAGGYVKVLLENPDAPQGIKIPQKAVLVDQQGSYVLTVDEAGKVSAARIKTGAQLGADVIVESGLKAGDHVVIDGVQKAVPGATVKVTLAEDGK
- a CDS encoding peptidylprolyl isomerase, yielding MIADGKTVRIHYTGTLNDGTQFDSSAGRDPFEFEIGAGKVIPGFDIAVRSMEIGDKKIVTIPTAEAYGEVREEIIGDLPKKMFPPEMKLVVGAPMQMMSPQGPVMVTIKEIKEDAVTVDANHPLAGKDLTFELELVEVV